One Williamsia phyllosphaerae DNA segment encodes these proteins:
- a CDS encoding MarC family protein — protein sequence MGFDVTEYTTVLITLIVIMDPPGQIPIFLSLVGHQTPAERHRAAWQAPAISFLVISTFALGGKFILSYLHIGVPALQGAGGLLLLLVALQLLTGQGNASSPKAADGVNVALVPLGTPLLAGPGAIAAVIVAVSQADGHGSAYVAIAAAIVTVHLVLALVLRFSTVLIRILGVGGVTLVAKIAGLLLAAIAVQLIANSIMGFIDAR from the coding sequence GTGGGTTTCGACGTCACCGAGTACACAACGGTCCTCATCACGCTGATCGTGATCATGGACCCGCCCGGTCAGATCCCGATCTTCCTGTCGCTGGTGGGTCATCAGACGCCCGCCGAGCGACACCGCGCGGCCTGGCAGGCCCCCGCGATCAGCTTCCTGGTGATCAGCACGTTCGCCCTCGGCGGCAAGTTCATCCTGAGCTATCTGCACATCGGCGTGCCGGCGCTACAGGGCGCGGGCGGTCTCCTGTTGCTGCTCGTCGCATTACAGCTGCTGACCGGGCAGGGCAACGCGTCTTCCCCCAAGGCCGCCGACGGCGTCAACGTGGCCCTGGTGCCGCTGGGCACCCCGCTGCTGGCCGGCCCGGGCGCGATCGCGGCGGTCATCGTCGCGGTGTCGCAGGCCGACGGTCACGGGTCGGCCTACGTCGCCATCGCCGCGGCCATCGTGACCGTGCACCTCGTTCTCGCTCTGGTCCTGCGGTTCTCCACCGTCCTGATCCGCATCCTCGGGGTGGGTGGGGTGACGCTGGTGGCCAAGATCGCCGGTCTGCTGCTGGCCGCGATCGCCGTGCAGCTCATCGCGAACTCGATCATGGGGTTCATCGACGCCCGGTGA
- a CDS encoding pirin family protein, producing MPVAVIRGAQRHHWSNEWLHSAQSFPVTGNFDLQANAFGVLMVHNEDTVDVGSGFDTHQHRDSEIVTWLLAGSIEHRDSSGHSGVIVPGLVQRMTAGRGITHSERNASTRAEGLAAHVVQMWLPPDTDGLDPGYAERDFTADLADGSLVPVVSGLRRHADTSAVSIANRYVAMHVARPPSGRRIDLPSAQFGHLFVARGEVEVDGVGVLTAGDVARFTDMAGEGTSAVTAVSDAEILYWEMHASFDL from the coding sequence ATGCCGGTCGCGGTGATTCGTGGTGCGCAGCGCCACCACTGGAGCAATGAGTGGCTGCATTCGGCGCAGTCGTTCCCGGTGACCGGCAACTTCGACCTCCAGGCCAACGCGTTCGGCGTACTCATGGTGCACAACGAGGACACCGTCGATGTCGGGTCCGGTTTCGACACCCACCAACACCGCGACTCCGAGATCGTCACGTGGTTGCTCGCGGGCAGCATCGAACACCGTGATTCCAGTGGGCACAGCGGGGTGATCGTCCCGGGCCTGGTCCAGCGGATGACCGCGGGCCGCGGGATCACCCACTCCGAACGCAATGCGTCCACCCGGGCCGAGGGGCTCGCCGCGCACGTCGTGCAGATGTGGCTGCCGCCGGACACCGACGGCCTCGACCCGGGCTACGCCGAGCGGGACTTCACCGCCGACCTCGCCGACGGGTCGTTGGTGCCGGTGGTGTCCGGATTGCGTCGGCACGCCGACACCTCGGCCGTCTCGATCGCCAATCGCTATGTCGCGATGCACGTGGCGCGGCCACCGTCGGGTCGGCGGATCGACCTGCCGTCCGCGCAGTTCGGGCATCTGTTCGTCGCCCGCGGCGAGGTGGAGGTCGACGGGGTAGGGGTCCTGACCGCCGGGGACGTGGCGCGGTTCACCGACATGGCCGGCGAGGGCACCTCCGCGGTGACGGCCGTGTCCGACGCCGAGATCCTCTACTGGGAGATGCACGCCTCGTTCGATCTCTGA
- a CDS encoding PucR family transcriptional regulator has translation MEGRTEVIRRLHQQAYTVINGFSSTVPAYDNAPSALVEHDMVHGTRLNVDLYFRYLQTRTMPTTEELGPLIELALMRQRDGVALEDILAVYQGGATMIWDQLTSALIEQDSTFMLESAAALVRYLTTVTGRIAVACSPLIVSDHVWTRGDAKRAVATALLSGASPPPGTLDRAGPLATAYVVAAFEPAPDSDPRILREIHTRTAADDGALTVSDTSGWTALIPAADVDGRGAVDVLEGFIPRSDLSETSPTFWAGVSAPATPTGIPAARIEAQTLCRTARLLDRSDSLCVGDDVLFPYVVATARPAHPYLERVSDALRTDSVAQETLWTFLDNSCNQLATAQSMQIHRNTVAYRLARVAKLTGHDPQDPEGSWVLAAARWHGRDVGRVAPDTEAPEVSG, from the coding sequence ATGGAGGGGCGGACCGAGGTCATCCGTCGCCTGCACCAGCAGGCGTACACCGTGATCAACGGGTTCTCGTCGACGGTGCCTGCGTACGACAACGCGCCGAGCGCTCTCGTCGAACACGACATGGTGCACGGGACGCGTCTCAACGTCGACCTGTACTTCCGCTACCTGCAGACGCGGACGATGCCGACCACCGAGGAGCTCGGCCCGCTCATCGAACTCGCGCTCATGCGGCAACGTGACGGCGTCGCACTCGAGGACATCCTGGCGGTCTACCAGGGCGGCGCGACGATGATCTGGGACCAACTGACGAGTGCGCTGATCGAGCAGGACAGCACGTTCATGCTGGAGTCCGCGGCGGCGCTGGTCCGATACCTGACCACGGTCACCGGGCGGATCGCCGTGGCGTGCAGCCCATTGATCGTCTCGGACCACGTGTGGACGCGCGGTGACGCGAAGCGTGCGGTCGCGACGGCACTGCTGAGTGGGGCGTCCCCGCCGCCCGGGACGCTGGATCGCGCAGGTCCTCTCGCGACGGCCTATGTGGTGGCCGCGTTCGAACCCGCGCCGGACAGCGACCCCCGCATCCTGCGCGAGATCCACACCCGAACCGCAGCCGACGACGGTGCGTTGACCGTGTCGGACACGTCCGGATGGACGGCGTTGATACCGGCGGCCGACGTCGACGGGCGTGGGGCGGTCGATGTCCTCGAGGGCTTCATACCGCGGTCCGACCTGTCGGAGACGTCTCCGACGTTCTGGGCCGGGGTCTCCGCGCCGGCCACCCCGACCGGTATCCCCGCCGCACGGATCGAGGCGCAGACCCTGTGTCGCACGGCCCGGTTGCTCGACCGGTCCGACAGTCTCTGCGTGGGCGACGACGTGCTGTTCCCGTACGTGGTCGCGACCGCCCGCCCGGCGCACCCGTATCTGGAACGGGTCAGCGATGCCTTAAGAACGGATTCAGTTGCGCAGGAGACACTCTGGACCTTCCTGGACAACTCGTGTAATCAACTCGCGACAGCGCAGAGCATGCAGATCCACCGAAATACCGTGGCCTATCGCCTGGCGCGGGTGGCGAAACTGACGGGACACGACCCGCAGGACCCCGAGGGGAGTTGGGTGTTGGCGGCCGCGCGGTGGCACGGACGCGATGTCGGGAGGGTCGCCCCCGACACCGAGGCGCCGGAGGTCTCGGGCTAG
- a CDS encoding DUF3662 and FHA domain-containing protein, translating to MGILQRIERKLEGAVDDGFARVFGGKVAPQEVEGALQREAEDSIEDLGDGGKLVPNSYTVVVSSTDHEQMAAEYELNRKTFSKHLEHFIRDNGWQTYGDVIVEFEHSPTLHTGQFRARGAVDPDVRPQPVGSRVSAPPPAAARPRPHPTAHGSHPNSEAGALPMTQNSGPDQRRGYEPAGGYDQGERGYDQSDRGGYGQGAYPPESDRGYGAPAEGGYVNGAGYEQGGYEQGGYRADAGGYAAPDADPNYADRGYRDGGYQQGGGYDRNAGYEQQPGYDQGAYRTGGGYQQGGYGQAGGYDQGGYDQNYDRGYQQSDAAPNYADPGYRDEAYREGGYDQGGYAPRGGYQQGYADPQHDQAGYAGGGYDQGGYQGGGYDQGYGAATAAPAYAPTAITLVLEDGSNRTFALRDGSNVIGRGQDAQFRLPDTGVSRRHVEIRWDGHVALLHDLNSTNGTTVNDVAVSSWELADGDRIRLGHSDITVRFG from the coding sequence ATGGGAATTCTGCAACGAATCGAGCGCAAGCTCGAGGGTGCGGTCGACGACGGCTTCGCCCGCGTGTTCGGGGGCAAGGTCGCGCCCCAGGAGGTCGAAGGCGCTCTGCAGCGTGAGGCCGAGGACTCCATCGAAGATCTCGGCGACGGCGGAAAGCTCGTGCCGAACAGTTACACCGTCGTGGTCAGCTCGACCGACCACGAGCAGATGGCAGCCGAGTACGAGCTCAACCGCAAGACATTCTCCAAGCATTTGGAGCATTTCATCCGCGACAACGGGTGGCAGACCTACGGTGATGTCATCGTCGAGTTCGAGCACTCACCGACGCTGCACACCGGTCAGTTCCGCGCACGCGGTGCGGTCGACCCCGATGTCCGCCCGCAACCGGTCGGTTCTCGGGTGTCCGCGCCACCACCGGCCGCAGCACGCCCGCGCCCCCACCCGACCGCACACGGTTCACACCCGAACTCAGAAGCAGGAGCCTTGCCGATGACCCAGAACTCAGGACCGGACCAGCGTCGCGGTTACGAACCCGCAGGCGGATACGACCAGGGCGAGCGGGGCTACGACCAGAGCGATCGCGGCGGCTACGGCCAGGGTGCCTACCCACCCGAGTCCGATCGTGGCTACGGCGCGCCCGCCGAGGGCGGCTACGTCAACGGCGCCGGTTACGAGCAGGGTGGATACGAGCAGGGTGGTTATCGCGCTGATGCCGGTGGTTACGCCGCGCCCGACGCCGACCCCAACTACGCCGACCGGGGCTACCGCGACGGCGGATACCAGCAGGGCGGCGGTTACGACCGCAACGCCGGATACGAGCAGCAGCCCGGCTACGACCAGGGCGCCTACCGGACCGGTGGGGGCTACCAGCAGGGCGGCTACGGCCAGGCCGGTGGATACGACCAGGGCGGGTACGACCAGAACTACGACCGCGGCTACCAGCAGTCCGACGCCGCACCGAACTACGCGGACCCGGGCTACCGGGACGAGGCGTACCGCGAGGGTGGCTACGACCAGGGCGGCTACGCGCCCCGGGGTGGCTACCAGCAGGGCTACGCCGACCCGCAGCACGATCAGGCCGGGTACGCAGGCGGCGGATACGACCAGGGCGGCTACCAGGGTGGTGGCTACGACCAGGGCTACGGCGCCGCGACGGCCGCCCCGGCCTACGCGCCGACCGCGATCACGCTGGTCCTCGAGGACGGCAGCAACCGCACCTTCGCCCTGCGCGACGGCTCGAACGTCATCGGTCGCGGCCAGGACGCCCAGTTCCGGCTCCCCGACACCGGCGTCTCCCGTCGGCACGTCGAGATCCGTTGGGACGGACACGTCGCGCTGCTGCACGACCTGAACTCCACCAACGGCACCACCGTCAACGACGTGGCCGTGAGCAGCTGGGAACTCGCCGACGGCGATCGCATCCGCCTCGGCCACTCCGACATCACCGTCCGCTTCGGGTGA
- a CDS encoding FHA domain-containing protein FhaB/FipA, with translation MQGIVLQLTRVGFLLLLWLFVWAVLRILRNDVYAATGQRPVPRYDRIGRRSGGSARPKGAARYLVVTHGALANTRITLGTQPVLIGRADDSTLVLTDDYASEKHARISRRGDDWYVEDLGSTNGTYLDRGKVTTAVKVPIATPVRIGKTVIELRP, from the coding sequence GTGCAGGGCATAGTTCTGCAGTTGACCCGCGTGGGTTTCCTCCTGCTCCTCTGGCTCTTCGTCTGGGCCGTCCTGCGCATCCTCCGCAACGACGTCTACGCCGCGACCGGACAGCGACCGGTCCCCCGCTACGACCGCATCGGACGTCGATCGGGCGGCTCGGCCCGCCCGAAGGGCGCCGCGCGCTACCTCGTCGTCACCCACGGCGCCCTCGCCAACACCCGCATCACACTCGGGACGCAACCGGTACTGATCGGCCGCGCCGACGACTCGACGCTGGTCCTCACCGACGACTACGCCTCGGAGAAGCACGCGCGGATCTCGCGGCGCGGCGACGACTGGTACGTCGAGGATCTCGGCTCCACCAACGGCACCTACCTCGATCGGGGCAAGGTGACCACCGCTGTGAAGGTGCCGATCGCGACCCCGGTCCGCATCGGCAAGACCGTGATCGAGTTGCGCCCGTGA
- a CDS encoding beta-ketoacyl-ACP synthase III: MTAGIATASTTDHVGILGLGVYRPRRSVPNSEIIEAIDSSDEWIQTRSGIKTRGFAGDDETIVSMSLAAARKALEASGVDPAQIGAIVLATSSMLVLGPSAGAVLATELGIENCAAFDVGAGCAGFCYSLATAAGLVRSGAAKYALVVGVERLTDLLDPTDRSCAFIFADGAGAVVIGPSDVEGVGPVSWGSDGSQTTAIKQDKDFGQYFDEVAEAEATGGTSVRPYIRMNGPAVFRWAITFLEKACRDAIDNAGVTPEDIHAFIPHQANSRITEALVRVLKFPDETVVANDISQSGNTSAASIPMAMEELLRSGEAKPGDTALLMGFGAGLAYAGQVVTLPPIAATV; encoded by the coding sequence ATGACCGCCGGAATCGCCACCGCATCGACCACCGACCACGTCGGCATCCTGGGACTGGGTGTCTACCGTCCACGCCGGTCGGTTCCGAACTCGGAGATCATCGAGGCGATCGACTCCAGCGACGAGTGGATCCAGACCCGCTCGGGCATCAAGACCCGCGGCTTCGCGGGCGACGACGAGACCATCGTCAGCATGAGCCTCGCCGCGGCCCGTAAGGCCCTCGAGGCCTCCGGCGTCGACCCGGCGCAGATCGGCGCCATCGTCCTCGCGACGTCGTCGATGCTGGTGCTCGGACCATCCGCGGGCGCCGTCCTGGCCACCGAACTCGGCATCGAGAACTGCGCGGCGTTCGACGTCGGCGCCGGTTGTGCCGGGTTCTGCTACTCGCTCGCCACCGCCGCGGGGCTGGTCCGCTCCGGTGCGGCCAAGTACGCGTTGGTCGTCGGCGTCGAGCGACTCACCGACCTGTTGGATCCCACCGACCGCAGCTGCGCCTTCATCTTCGCCGACGGCGCGGGCGCCGTGGTGATCGGACCGTCCGACGTCGAGGGTGTCGGACCGGTCTCGTGGGGCAGCGACGGCTCGCAGACCACGGCGATCAAGCAGGACAAGGACTTCGGGCAGTACTTCGACGAGGTCGCCGAGGCCGAGGCCACCGGCGGCACGTCGGTCCGTCCCTACATCCGCATGAACGGTCCCGCCGTGTTCCGCTGGGCGATCACATTCCTGGAGAAGGCCTGCCGCGACGCCATCGACAACGCGGGCGTCACGCCGGAGGACATCCACGCGTTCATCCCGCACCAGGCCAACAGCCGCATCACCGAGGCGCTCGTGCGCGTGCTCAAGTTCCCCGACGAGACGGTCGTCGCCAACGACATCTCTCAGTCGGGCAACACCAGCGCCGCATCGATCCCGATGGCCATGGAGGAGTTGCTGCGCAGCGGTGAGGCCAAGCCCGGCGACACCGCGCTGCTGATGGGGTTCGGTGCGGGTCTGGCGTACGCCGGCCAGGTCGTCACGCTGCCCCCGATCGCCGCCACGGTCTGA
- a CDS encoding PP2C family protein-serine/threonine phosphatase, which translates to MTLVLRYIARSDRGLVRSNNEDSVYAGARLLALADGMGGHAAGEVASQLVIEALQPLDDDEPGGDLLGKLDDAIRSGNAAIADQVEQSPELEGMGTTLTAILFAGNRLGLCHIGDSRGYLLRDGQLTQITRDDTFVQTLVEEGRITAEQAHTHPQRSLIMRALTGTEVEPTLTVRESRDGDRYLLCSDGLSDVVTEETIADTLSSVADHGECADRLIELALRGGGPDNVTVVVADVIDYDYGDHRPIRAGAAGDDDDEYTPDPTTSAGRAAALRPPRESPRRPTVEPEPVEATRNPRRKWFVAAAALTLIVLVVAGGLVARGLIRSNYYVDENNGTVVLYRGMQGSILGLSLNSVSLTTCVSDLKAETPTITFADANSAPDSCTPLPVSDLSQPSQNTVRASKPSVPLDQAKQNVNLLSLLPLCGTRAGDPGVNTPTTTTTAPPTSTVAPAPTQTGAPAPGAPASSPAPTVPPTTTVDTSEDRFDDSGRKVCRGH; encoded by the coding sequence GTGACCCTGGTGTTGCGCTACATCGCGCGAAGCGACCGCGGGCTCGTCCGGTCGAACAACGAGGACTCGGTGTACGCCGGGGCCCGACTGCTCGCGCTCGCCGACGGCATGGGCGGTCACGCCGCCGGTGAGGTCGCCAGCCAGCTGGTCATCGAGGCACTGCAACCCCTCGACGACGACGAGCCCGGCGGCGATCTGCTCGGCAAACTCGACGACGCCATCCGTAGCGGCAACGCCGCCATCGCCGACCAGGTCGAACAGTCCCCCGAGCTCGAGGGCATGGGCACGACGCTCACCGCGATCCTGTTCGCGGGCAACCGCCTCGGCCTGTGCCACATCGGCGACTCCCGCGGCTACCTGCTCCGTGACGGCCAGCTCACCCAGATCACCCGCGACGACACCTTCGTGCAGACGCTGGTCGAAGAGGGACGGATCACCGCCGAGCAGGCCCACACCCACCCGCAGCGGTCGCTCATCATGCGGGCGCTGACCGGCACCGAGGTCGAGCCGACGCTGACCGTCCGCGAATCGCGGGACGGCGACCGCTATCTGCTGTGCTCCGACGGGCTGTCCGACGTGGTCACCGAGGAGACCATCGCCGACACCCTGTCCTCGGTGGCCGATCACGGCGAGTGCGCCGACCGTCTCATCGAACTCGCACTGCGCGGCGGCGGCCCGGACAACGTGACCGTCGTGGTCGCCGACGTCATCGACTACGACTACGGCGATCACCGCCCCATCCGCGCAGGCGCGGCCGGCGACGATGACGACGAGTACACCCCCGACCCGACCACCTCGGCCGGTCGTGCCGCGGCCCTGCGTCCTCCGCGTGAGTCACCGCGGCGTCCGACCGTCGAGCCCGAGCCCGTCGAGGCGACCCGCAACCCGCGCCGCAAGTGGTTCGTCGCCGCGGCCGCGCTGACGCTGATCGTGTTGGTCGTCGCGGGTGGTCTGGTGGCACGCGGGCTGATCCGTTCGAACTACTACGTCGACGAGAACAACGGCACCGTCGTGCTCTATCGCGGCATGCAGGGATCGATCCTCGGCCTCTCGCTCAACTCGGTCAGCCTCACCACGTGCGTGAGCGACCTGAAGGCCGAGACGCCCACGATCACCTTCGCCGACGCGAACTCCGCACCCGACTCCTGCACGCCGTTGCCGGTCAGCGACCTGTCCCAGCCCAGCCAGAACACCGTGCGCGCGAGCAAGCCGAGCGTCCCGCTCGACCAGGCCAAGCAGAACGTCAACCTGCTCTCGCTGCTACCGCTGTGCGGAACCCGCGCGGGTGATCCCGGCGTGAACACCCCGACCACGACCACCACGGCGCCTCCGACCTCCACCGTCGCGCCCGCACCGACCCAGACCGGGGCACCCGCGCCCGGGGCGCCTGCCTCCTCGCCCGCGCCCACCGTCCCCCCGACGACCACCGTCGACACCAGCGAAGATCGCTTCGACGACAGTGGCCGCAAGGTCTGTCGAGGACACTGA
- a CDS encoding nitroreductase/quinone reductase family protein, with the protein MNSYRCIAALRGSIVALAGALALSWGPYAVDPSGGLSAPLAQTAVFVGLVLSSAVCPRAKWRLVRTVQRWALNPVVRVLHTVGINPLGVVVLETRGRRTGCARRTPVGNGRSGDLLWVIAEHGLRAQYVRNIVADPRVRVRIRCGLRHRWVAGIATVLPDDDVLARQRAIVAWHPLRLFNAMNVRLLGVEPVSVRIALLPDDADSDRTNDRHVRRAIDNTSVRVGL; encoded by the coding sequence ATGAACTCATACAGATGTATTGCCGCGCTGCGCGGATCGATCGTGGCCCTGGCGGGGGCGCTCGCCCTGTCGTGGGGGCCGTACGCGGTGGATCCGTCCGGTGGGCTGTCGGCGCCGCTCGCACAGACGGCCGTGTTCGTCGGTCTCGTTCTCTCCTCGGCTGTGTGCCCGCGAGCGAAGTGGCGGCTGGTGCGGACGGTGCAGCGATGGGCACTCAACCCGGTGGTGCGAGTTCTGCACACGGTCGGCATCAACCCACTCGGGGTGGTGGTCCTGGAAACGCGTGGTCGGCGGACTGGCTGCGCCCGGCGCACACCGGTCGGCAACGGGCGCAGTGGGGATCTTCTCTGGGTGATCGCCGAACACGGACTGCGGGCACAGTACGTGCGCAACATCGTGGCGGATCCGCGAGTGCGGGTACGGATCCGATGCGGTCTGCGCCATCGGTGGGTCGCCGGCATCGCGACGGTGCTCCCCGACGACGATGTCCTCGCGCGTCAACGCGCCATCGTCGCCTGGCATCCGCTGCGGCTGTTCAACGCCATGAATGTCCGACTCCTCGGCGTGGAGCCGGTGTCGGTGCGCATCGCCCTGCTGCCCGACGATGCCGACTCCGACCGGACGAATGATCGTCATGTACGTCGAGCGATCGACAACACATCTGTACGGGTGGGGTTATAG
- a CDS encoding penicillin-binding transpeptidase domain-containing protein: MRTRRALVALLATLLGVAGCSLFADDPTDTYEALATALTDVDVDAAAGHTDDAAAARAAITSMYAGMGFGDRAAAQKAGKKVSVRAEGVDEKSGRGSLEFRWTFGPGKEFAYRTEATATDDDGWRVHWDPTLLHPALTRALSFQYSDDKNLETPVTDRRGLPLLTWQTVGVVTVARDQADARSAALAQILNRIDPSITATSIRASADAATSDSVTVVTLRAGDLRTVRDRLGAVPGISVSEQGKLLTVDRSLRSPALAQIPDRWNDRITASAGWSVDLVDGSGTTVDRLATRAPGDVEAVPLTLDLRLQRLAQRAVASEAKPTALVAISASTGGLLAVAQNGAADRQGPIALSGLYPPGSTFKTVTTAAALESGDVTAGTPLPCPGRATIENRTIPNEDEFDLGTVPLRTAFAQSCNTTMGALSDKLGPTALRDTAARFGIGVDFVAPGITTVTGSVPAADTPAQRVESGIGQGRVTTSPFGLAVAEASLAHGSMILPSLLSGQTTTADQRPPALDPAVVSQIRSMMRDTVTAGTARSLRDIPGLGGKTGTAEFGDNSGAHGWFAGILGDVAFATLVVGGDSSSPAVSVSGQFLRGSLGD; encoded by the coding sequence GTGCGAACCCGCCGCGCTCTGGTGGCCCTGCTCGCGACGCTGCTCGGGGTCGCGGGGTGCTCGCTGTTCGCCGACGACCCCACCGACACCTACGAGGCACTCGCCACCGCGCTGACCGACGTCGACGTCGATGCCGCGGCCGGTCACACCGACGACGCCGCGGCGGCAAGAGCGGCGATCACCTCGATGTACGCGGGGATGGGGTTCGGTGACCGCGCTGCCGCGCAGAAGGCCGGCAAGAAGGTCAGTGTGCGCGCCGAGGGTGTCGACGAGAAGTCCGGGCGCGGCTCGTTGGAGTTCCGGTGGACCTTCGGACCCGGCAAGGAGTTCGCCTACCGCACCGAGGCGACCGCGACCGACGACGACGGATGGCGGGTGCACTGGGACCCGACGCTCCTGCATCCCGCCCTCACGCGGGCACTGAGCTTTCAGTACTCCGACGACAAGAATCTCGAGACCCCCGTGACCGACCGGCGAGGCCTCCCGCTGCTCACGTGGCAGACCGTCGGCGTCGTCACCGTCGCGCGCGACCAGGCCGACGCGCGATCGGCCGCCCTCGCCCAGATACTGAACCGGATCGACCCCTCCATCACCGCGACGTCGATCCGCGCGTCCGCCGACGCGGCCACCTCCGACTCGGTCACGGTGGTCACCCTGCGCGCCGGCGACCTGCGGACCGTGCGCGATCGCCTCGGGGCCGTCCCGGGCATCTCGGTGAGCGAACAGGGCAAGCTGCTCACCGTCGACCGCTCACTGCGCTCCCCCGCTCTCGCGCAGATCCCGGACCGGTGGAACGACCGGATCACCGCGAGCGCCGGATGGTCGGTCGATCTGGTGGACGGGTCGGGCACCACCGTCGACCGGTTGGCCACCCGTGCACCCGGCGACGTCGAGGCGGTACCGCTGACGCTGGATCTCCGCCTGCAGCGGTTGGCGCAGCGGGCGGTGGCCTCAGAAGCGAAACCAACCGCTCTGGTGGCGATCTCAGCGTCGACCGGCGGACTCCTCGCGGTGGCACAGAACGGGGCTGCCGACCGTCAGGGGCCGATCGCGCTGTCGGGCCTCTACCCGCCGGGGTCGACGTTCAAGACGGTGACCACCGCGGCTGCGCTGGAATCAGGCGACGTCACCGCCGGGACACCGTTGCCCTGCCCGGGTCGGGCGACGATCGAGAACCGCACCATCCCGAACGAGGACGAGTTCGACCTCGGCACCGTGCCGCTGCGCACGGCCTTCGCGCAGTCCTGCAACACCACCATGGGCGCGCTGTCGGACAAGCTCGGACCGACGGCGTTACGCGACACCGCAGCCCGATTCGGCATCGGCGTCGACTTCGTCGCACCCGGGATCACCACGGTGACCGGGAGCGTGCCCGCCGCCGACACCCCGGCACAGCGGGTCGAGAGCGGCATCGGCCAGGGACGCGTCACCACGAGCCCGTTCGGTCTCGCCGTCGCCGAGGCGAGCCTGGCGCACGGCTCGATGATCCTGCCGTCGCTGCTGTCGGGTCAGACCACGACCGCCGACCAGCGTCCCCCGGCTCTCGACCCAGCGGTGGTGTCGCAAATCCGCTCGATGATGCGCGACACCGTCACCGCTGGGACAGCGCGGTCGTTACGCGACATCCCCGGTCTCGGCGGCAAGACCGGAACCGCCGAGTTCGGCGACAACTCCGGCGCGCACGGATGGTTCGCGGGCATCCTCGGCGATGTCGCCTTCGCGACACTGGTCGTCGGAGGCGACTCCTCGAGCCCGGCCGTCTCGGTCTCCGGTCAGTTCCTGCGCGGGTCGCTGGGCGACTGA
- a CDS encoding TetR/AcrR family transcriptional regulator, with product MAVKSRPEPARSILTALLEVVSEHGLERATVREVAASAGVSIGTVQHYFPTKDAMVVGAFTEVVERIRRRVNAVPLTADVESDLRAVLGELLPVDARRRTEARIQLAFAARAAVSPALATLQREVLDDVRASVASAFRRRWGPDDAPRSRDAAAAALALVDGLAMHAVSAGDQYDGDSLRRPLDLVLASILS from the coding sequence ATGGCGGTGAAGTCAAGACCTGAACCGGCCCGGTCGATACTCACCGCGCTCCTGGAGGTGGTGTCCGAGCACGGGCTCGAGCGCGCCACGGTCCGAGAGGTGGCCGCGTCGGCCGGCGTCTCGATCGGGACCGTGCAGCACTACTTCCCGACGAAGGACGCCATGGTGGTCGGCGCGTTCACCGAGGTCGTCGAGCGGATACGCCGACGCGTCAACGCCGTACCGCTCACCGCTGACGTCGAGTCCGACCTCCGGGCGGTGCTCGGCGAACTCCTGCCGGTCGACGCGCGGCGCCGCACCGAGGCCCGCATCCAACTCGCCTTCGCCGCTCGTGCTGCGGTGTCGCCGGCCCTCGCGACCCTGCAACGGGAGGTTCTCGACGATGTGCGCGCATCCGTGGCGTCGGCGTTCCGACGCCGTTGGGGCCCAGACGACGCTCCCCGTAGCCGGGACGCGGCGGCGGCCGCATTGGCACTCGTCGACGGACTCGCGATGCACGCTGTCTCCGCGGGCGATCAGTACGACGGCGACTCCCTGCGACGGCCCCTCGACCTCGTGCTCGCCTCGATCCTGTCCTGA